A genome region from candidate division KSB1 bacterium includes the following:
- a CDS encoding cellulase family glycosylhydrolase, whose protein sequence is MRDISTRGNQFIDRTGRSLILRGVNLAGSSKIPFAPLLSTHCSDCLDHETISFVGRPFPLNEADEHFDRLKRWGFRFIRLLTTWEAIEHRGPGRYDKDYIEYMQAVVEKAAAYGLEIFIDPHQDVWSRFTGGDGAPRWTLEAVGFDIDAIHDTGAAIRHHQASASLPPMVWPSNYSRLAPATMFTLFFAGNDFAPDLYIDGTPVQEFLQSHYIHAVKHLARALKSCPNVIGLDTLNEPSRGWIGHPDLSQRSNFIQLGPCPTPFQAMLLGSGIKQEVGNYTFDGMQDTIVLNQKEKKVWRDGFECIWKRHGVWDMRRHQPVLFKPDYFATRNGKPVNFLRDYFKPFALKFTRSMREVSDDYLIFLETIVENRHLPDWTRDDPDGMVNADHWYDEHTLLTKAYSSDQIYDHRTQQTITGQSVIEDYFAGQLIEQKAQADQFLNGIPTIIGEFGIPFDMEQGSAFRSGDYSQQTEALDRSYRVMEKAGVSCVLWNYTPDNDHAHGDQWNQEDLSIFSQDDRTEVTDPNSGGRAVQAFARVYPYRLAGKLLEYSFDIHSRRFELSFEHDDRIAAPSEIVIPPVVYPEGFDIQVSDGYFMHDKQNDCIFYSHTADKQNHHVIITPAKS, encoded by the coding sequence ATGCGCGATATCTCAACCCGCGGCAATCAATTCATTGACAGAACCGGCCGGAGCCTGATTTTGAGGGGCGTTAATCTGGCCGGCAGCAGTAAAATTCCCTTTGCCCCTCTGCTCAGCACGCACTGCAGTGACTGTCTCGATCATGAAACGATTTCTTTTGTCGGACGTCCGTTTCCGCTAAATGAGGCGGATGAACATTTTGATCGTTTGAAACGCTGGGGATTCCGGTTTATCCGGCTGCTCACCACCTGGGAAGCCATCGAACACCGGGGCCCGGGAAGGTACGATAAAGATTATATTGAATACATGCAGGCTGTTGTTGAAAAAGCGGCTGCCTACGGTCTTGAAATTTTTATCGATCCGCATCAGGACGTCTGGAGCCGGTTTACTGGCGGTGACGGCGCTCCCCGATGGACCCTCGAGGCGGTCGGGTTTGATATTGATGCCATTCATGACACCGGAGCGGCGATCCGGCATCATCAGGCCTCTGCATCGCTGCCGCCCATGGTCTGGCCGTCCAATTACTCGCGGCTGGCGCCGGCAACTATGTTTACTTTGTTTTTTGCCGGGAATGATTTTGCGCCGGATCTTTATATTGACGGGACGCCGGTTCAGGAGTTTCTGCAATCTCATTATATCCATGCGGTCAAACATCTGGCCCGGGCGTTGAAATCCTGCCCGAATGTGATTGGACTGGATACCCTGAACGAACCGTCGCGGGGGTGGATTGGGCACCCGGATTTGAGCCAACGCTCGAATTTTATTCAGCTGGGTCCCTGTCCCACGCCGTTTCAGGCTATGCTGCTGGGTTCCGGTATCAAACAAGAGGTCGGGAATTATACATTCGACGGCATGCAGGACACGATTGTGCTGAATCAAAAAGAAAAAAAGGTTTGGCGGGACGGATTTGAGTGCATCTGGAAACGTCACGGCGTGTGGGACATGCGCAGGCATCAGCCGGTTCTTTTCAAGCCCGACTATTTTGCGACCAGAAACGGAAAACCGGTGAATTTTCTGCGCGATTATTTCAAGCCGTTTGCCCTGAAATTTACCCGCAGCATGCGTGAGGTGTCGGATGATTATTTGATTTTTCTCGAAACCATTGTGGAAAATCGGCATTTACCGGATTGGACTCGAGACGATCCCGACGGGATGGTCAACGCTGATCATTGGTACGACGAACATACGCTTTTGACAAAAGCATATTCATCGGATCAGATATATGATCACCGTACGCAACAAACCATCACCGGCCAATCCGTTATCGAAGACTATTTTGCCGGTCAGCTGATCGAACAAAAAGCCCAGGCTGATCAGTTTTTGAACGGAATTCCCACGATTATCGGTGAATTCGGCATTCCTTTTGATATGGAACAGGGGAGTGCGTTCCGCAGCGGTGATTATTCGCAGCAAACCGAGGCTCTGGACCGCAGTTATCGGGTGATGGAAAAGGCCGGGGTCAGTTGTGTGCTCTGGAACTATACACCGGATAATGATCACGCGCACGGAGATCAGTGGAATCAGGAAGATCTCTCTATTTTCAGTCAGGATGACCGCACCGAGGTAACCGACCCGAATTCCGGCGGACGCGCAGTGCAGGCGTTTGCGCGCGTCTATCCATACCGGCTGGCGGGCAAACTGCTGGAATACTCGTTCGATATTCACTCCCGGCGATTTGAATTGTCATTTGAGCATGATGACCGGATTGCCGCACCGTCCGAGATTGTCATCCCGCCGGTTGTCTATCCCGAAGGATTTGATATACAGGTATCGGACGGATATTTTATGCATGACAAACAGAATGACTGTATTTTTTACTCGCATACGGCTGATAAACAAAATCATCATGTCATCATTACACCGGCAAAATCATAA
- a CDS encoding LacI family DNA-binding transcriptional regulator: MNHKLTLKDIAKQVNVSPALVSQILNGKGRASEQIRTRITDLLEENGYRPKYARSPFYYLIDLARVEYERKTQNILEQLSGIQQVFDDLDLIFHVEFIRSTPAEKQLNSIVERKPSGVIINTDASFLDTACDIFSQAGIPLVQTGYDTENTKYNAVVTDSFSGAYTATEHLIQQGHQRIGILRWSAGSAAINSNKKYAGYMTALSDHGLEVDPALVRSSSATQGDPGWQPARNMLLSLLEQDNPPTALFIENSFISLSLLYPLLNGNDGIPECIQKLDMVHVEDWSLQPVHDILTGKLFAPDINTKIISIDWESIGRQAARFLIERAGQRTPTPKLIRIGPMLYQLKGEERIPILKKGVSA, from the coding sequence GTGAATCATAAATTAACTCTCAAAGATATCGCAAAACAGGTTAATGTTTCTCCGGCTCTGGTCTCACAAATCCTGAACGGCAAAGGTCGCGCATCGGAACAAATTCGCACTCGGATCACAGACTTGCTGGAAGAAAACGGATACCGGCCCAAGTATGCCCGCAGCCCGTTTTATTATCTCATCGACCTTGCACGTGTCGAATATGAACGCAAAACTCAGAATATTCTGGAACAGCTGAGCGGCATCCAACAGGTTTTCGATGATCTCGATCTAATTTTTCACGTGGAATTTATCCGCTCCACGCCGGCCGAGAAACAGCTGAATTCGATCGTTGAACGCAAGCCGAGCGGTGTGATCATTAATACGGATGCGTCCTTTCTGGACACAGCCTGTGACATATTTTCCCAAGCCGGTATTCCGCTGGTTCAGACCGGCTATGACACGGAAAACACCAAATACAACGCCGTGGTCACGGACAGTTTTTCCGGCGCTTATACCGCCACCGAACACCTTATTCAGCAGGGGCACCAACGCATCGGCATTCTGCGCTGGTCAGCCGGTTCCGCCGCGATCAATTCGAATAAAAAATACGCCGGATATATGACAGCCCTGTCCGATCATGGACTTGAAGTGGACCCGGCGCTTGTCCGGTCAAGCAGTGCAACCCAGGGTGACCCAGGCTGGCAGCCGGCGAGAAACATGCTGTTATCCCTTTTGGAACAGGACAATCCTCCCACGGCTTTGTTCATAGAAAACAGTTTTATCAGCCTTTCTTTATTATACCCGTTACTCAATGGAAACGACGGGATCCCGGAATGTATCCAAAAGCTGGATATGGTGCACGTCGAAGACTGGTCGTTGCAGCCGGTTCATGATATTTTGACCGGAAAGTTATTTGCCCCGGACATTAATACAAAGATTATCAGTATCGACTGGGAAAGTATCGGGCGGCAAGCCGCCCGCTTTCTCATAGAACGTGCCGGACAGCGTACACCGACACCGAAGCTCATCCGTATCGGACCGATGCTGTATCAGCTAAAAGGAGAAGAACGTATACCTATTCTAAAAAAAGGAGTGTCAGCATGA
- a CDS encoding SDR family oxidoreductase yields the protein MKVLLIGGTGNISTSVSRLAVERGIDLYLLNRGNRKPDIPNAKSIKADISKPDEARKALGDQHWDVVVNWIAFTEQDVARDVELFKGRTDQYIFISSASAYQKPPSHPVITESTPLANPFWDYSRDKIACEEHLMRAYRQFGFPVTIVRPSLTYDTVIPVALGSFEDYTIIDRMKKGQKVIVPGDGTSLWTITHSRDFAKGFVGLLGHQQTIGHAFHITSDEILTWNQIYEAVAEAAGVKANIVHIPSDFICDVADTLGQEWMRGNLLGDKAVSVIFDNSKIKTFVPDFVATIPFRQGIKETIKWFEADSSRMVIEKEANELLDTVIKRYEAK from the coding sequence ATGAAAGTACTATTGATCGGCGGAACCGGCAATATCAGCACATCGGTCAGTCGACTGGCCGTTGAACGCGGAATCGATCTCTATTTACTGAACCGCGGTAACCGCAAACCGGATATCCCAAACGCCAAAAGCATCAAAGCCGACATTTCCAAGCCGGACGAGGCGCGCAAAGCGCTTGGCGACCAGCACTGGGATGTGGTGGTCAACTGGATTGCGTTTACTGAACAGGATGTGGCACGCGATGTGGAACTGTTCAAAGGAAGAACCGACCAGTACATATTCATCAGTTCAGCATCCGCTTATCAAAAACCGCCCTCCCATCCGGTCATCACCGAGTCCACACCCCTGGCAAACCCGTTCTGGGACTATTCGCGGGACAAAATCGCGTGTGAGGAACATTTGATGCGCGCTTATCGTCAATTTGGCTTCCCTGTGACCATCGTGCGGCCGTCACTCACGTATGACACTGTCATCCCCGTAGCTTTGGGTAGTTTTGAGGATTATACCATTATTGACCGCATGAAAAAAGGCCAAAAAGTCATTGTACCCGGAGACGGTACATCGTTGTGGACCATCACCCACTCGAGAGATTTTGCCAAAGGATTTGTCGGACTGCTGGGGCATCAGCAGACAATAGGGCATGCCTTCCACATCACCTCGGATGAAATCCTGACCTGGAATCAGATTTACGAAGCGGTTGCAGAAGCGGCCGGTGTAAAAGCCAATATCGTGCATATTCCCTCGGATTTTATCTGTGATGTTGCGGATACCCTTGGACAGGAATGGATGCGCGGCAACCTGCTGGGCGACAAGGCCGTCAGCGTCATTTTTGACAATAGCAAAATCAAAACCTTTGTTCCTGATTTTGTCGCCACAATCCCGTTTCGACAGGGCATCAAGGAAACCATCAAATGGTTTGAAGCGGATTCTTCTCGGATGGTCATCGAAAAAGAGGCTAATGAACTTTTGGATACTGTAATTAAACGGTATGAGGCCAAATAA